The Gemmatimonas sp. genome contains the following window.
CGCGCTGCAGGGGACGCTGACGGGACGCATCCTCGCCCAGCATGTTCGCCGCGATCGACGACAGAATACTGGACGTGGCACGCAGCACGAGGCGACCGCGGAGCGGGCCGCGGAACTCCACCGACACCGCGACGTCGAGCGGGGCCGCGGCCTGTTCCGGCGAAAGCTCATGCTCCGGAAAAAGGAGCGCGAGCTCCTCAAAAGTCGCTGTCGTCGCTCGCGACAGGGACTGGACCGTAGTACTCGGCATCGGTAACTCCAGTAACACGCAGAATGGTATCGCGCAGGGTCTCTGGCGCGAACGGTTTACGGACAATCTCGGCACCTAATTCGTGGAGCGCCGCCAGACGGGTTTCGCTGCCTTCCGTGGAGACCACGATGACAGGCAGCGAGGCGGTTTCCGGTGCGGCGCGCAGACGCCGCAGCATCTCCTCGCCATTCATCACCGGCATATTGATATCCAGGAGCAGCAGGTCTATCCACTGTTCCTGTAGGACGAACAGTCCTTCTTCGCCATTGCCGGCCTCGTGGACCGTACCGAGCGGAAGTCCACTCATCCTGAGGGTGCGCACGACCATCTGCCGCATGACGGCACTGTCGTCGACTACGAGAACGTTAAAGGCC
Protein-coding sequences here:
- a CDS encoding chemotaxis protein CheX yields the protein MPSTTVQSLSRATTATFEELALLFPEHELSPEQAAAPLDVAVSVEFRGPLRGRLVLRATSSILSSIAANMLGEDASRQRPLQRDALGEIANVICGNVLPVIAGVEAVFHLSAPHVHEGVDVVSRDDDAPSASIMFGVEDGRAEAVLYFFGERDGAEPLSQGAVSAA
- a CDS encoding response regulator, with translation MAFNVLVVDDSAVMRQMVVRTLRMSGLPLGTVHEAGNGEEGLFVLQEQWIDLLLLDINMPVMNGEEMLRRLRAAPETASLPVIVVSTEGSETRLAALHELGAEIVRKPFAPETLRDTILRVTGVTDAEYYGPVPVASDDSDF